The Leisingera caerulea DSM 24564 genome has a window encoding:
- a CDS encoding cyclic-phosphate processing receiver domain-containing protein has protein sequence MSGWTLFLDDERFPAQGGDELQVCRTSMEAISLMRERGCPSLMLLDHDLGPQDDATSIFYPAFEELVLDRVITIPEQFEVHIHSMNSVGGPYLRGKIESLVGEMRRRAAASAIPN, from the coding sequence ATGTCCGGATGGACACTTTTTCTGGACGATGAGCGGTTCCCGGCGCAAGGGGGCGACGAGCTCCAGGTTTGCCGGACCTCGATGGAGGCAATCTCTCTGATGCGTGAGCGCGGATGCCCGTCCCTGATGCTCCTCGATCACGATCTTGGACCGCAGGACGATGCCACGTCCATCTTCTATCCGGCCTTTGAAGAGCTTGTGCTGGATAGGGTGATCACAATTCCGGAGCAGTTTGAGGTTCATATCCATTCGATGAATTCGGTTGGAGGCCCCTACCTGCGCGGAAAGATCGAGAGCCTGGTCGGGGAGATGCGCCGCCGCGCGGCAGCATCAGCCATTCCGAACTGA